The nucleotide sequence AAGAGCAGGTTCATAATGTAGTGGAAATGATACTTAACTCAGTTTATAAAGGAGAGTTTTCATTGCCGAAAGAAAGTATTATTAATAATACATACAAGTTTTCGATTAATGAGGTTGCTTCTTGGATAGGTATTGAAACTGAAACACTCTCTTTTGTAGTCTCAGAGCTATGCAGTGCATTGATCCAGATACAAGTAAGTTATTCTGTTAATACTTGTTCACATTTTGAGTTGGGTGTAGTCTTCAATCGCGTAGGTTATAGAAGTGGAATGATCTATGTAACCATTAACAAAGAACTACCTATCAATATATTTTTGAACACCACTAAGGTAACCTATGCATCTTGAGATGAAAGTATTTCTTCTATATTCAAATCTAAACATTTGCTTACCTTATTGACTGTATTCAAACTTACAGGTTTACCTAACTCCATTCTCTTTATTGTTGACAATGAGATATAGCAGCATACTGACATGCTTTTGTTTGATAGAGCTTCCTGAGATAATCCTAGTCCTTTTCTACGTGATATGATCAAGGAAGAGTTAATATTAACACCGATGTTTGACATACTAATTCACCAAATTATCTTTTTAATAGATAGTCCTTGATAATATAGTAGGAAGTTTCCGGTTTTTTAATAGTGAAATATTACACTGTATGGTTAAGAAGGAGATATATGAAAATTTACGCTTTCATTGTTAAAGCTAAGAGCTTGATTAATAATCAATAAAATCAAACACTTAAGAGTGTCTGATTTTATTGGGGATTTTGTGTTTATTCTTCACTATACATCGCATAGAGCCACTGAGGAATTTTGTAATTTTCTACAATCTCCTCGTCGTTTACTCGCTCGTAAGTAGGAATATCGGAAAATTTCCCTTTTTCTTCTTCCACGCTAATGCCATTAATTATAGTTGAATGGATGATGTTTATTGTATGGTAACCTAAATCTCGAGGACTAAGAACGGATTCTCGAATCGTATCTCCTTTTGAAAAGGAGCGACTGAGGCTTCGCATTACATCATCATTAGTTGGTTTTTCAAGATTAGTGATCTTTTTAAGTACTCCAATATCAGTGCTGATGCTCTTGTATTTGATCCAGTTGTCTTCTTTTCCTAAAAAGTTCAACAATCTAAGGATAGTCTTTCTACTTTGAATTGAACTGTTGTAATTAAATACTCTGGATACAAGATCTTT is from Thaumasiovibrio subtropicus and encodes:
- a CDS encoding helix-turn-helix domain-containing protein, yielding MSNIGVNINSSLIISRRKGLGLSQEALSNKSMSVCCYISLSTIKRMELGKPVSLNTVNKVSKCLDLNIEEILSSQDA